The Salinispora tropica CNB-440 genome has a window encoding:
- a CDS encoding DUF5941 domain-containing protein, which produces MTLALVLTTDGSAGIADRLAGQCRHAGIDEVRLVGDLATLADLAESASGPVLVTGADLVAHTAVLRHLATSPAEPTVALVLAGPPVPGRTVVREDRGQVVAAGSPEALDGEATGAFGGALRVDPANLPALAAAARAIAAEVVPVGAAAAHDVVDDEPAVDRLFADLVARDAVTFAHRVRLLVARRVAADDDRAAAESAVAAVDADQAELRLSVKERDDFFTTFFVSTWSPSVTKVAARLRLSPTTVTMISVAFAVAAALLFGAGGRPALVAGAVLLYLGFVLDCVDGQLARYTRTFSAWGGWLDTMADRAKEFIVYAGLGYGATQAGFRYGWALAIAAMAVQTVRHMSDTWYGAMHDEAARRPRVTPGGGFGDRLSAASNRVQADVGSVTYWLKRTVVFPIGERWALVALAAALFDQRVALFAVLTGMVLALGYTAALRLLRARSMRVGVLNTVDASLHRDDGPLARALPTLRWPGPLGLAVSAVLVAAVLLAFALLAEDSLPQWTALVALGGLLLAAVGARAAHGGALDWLVPAALRAAEYLFAIAVGVLGGVPAWLVFGYVFVLTLHHYDLTARLEKRKLAPPLHDATLGWEGRSAVLTLSAITGIAAIGMATLGIYLLVVFVGSVALAWVIRPARAARAAGSVGGVGGRPPG; this is translated from the coding sequence GTGACGCTTGCGCTCGTGTTGACCACGGACGGGTCAGCGGGCATCGCCGACCGGCTGGCCGGACAGTGTCGCCACGCGGGGATCGACGAGGTGCGGCTGGTCGGTGACCTGGCCACGTTGGCGGACCTGGCGGAGTCGGCTTCCGGTCCGGTCCTCGTCACCGGTGCTGATCTGGTCGCGCACACGGCCGTCCTGCGGCACCTCGCCACCAGTCCGGCTGAGCCGACGGTGGCGCTGGTGCTCGCCGGTCCGCCGGTGCCCGGTCGGACAGTGGTTCGGGAGGACCGGGGGCAGGTGGTCGCCGCTGGCTCGCCGGAGGCACTGGACGGCGAGGCCACCGGTGCGTTCGGTGGTGCGCTGCGGGTCGATCCGGCCAACCTGCCGGCCCTGGCTGCCGCTGCGCGCGCGATCGCCGCCGAGGTGGTGCCGGTGGGAGCCGCCGCGGCCCACGATGTTGTGGACGACGAGCCCGCCGTCGACCGGCTCTTCGCCGACCTGGTGGCCCGCGACGCGGTGACCTTCGCCCATCGGGTACGGCTGCTCGTCGCGCGCCGGGTCGCCGCCGACGACGACCGGGCCGCCGCCGAGTCAGCCGTCGCCGCGGTCGACGCGGACCAGGCCGAGTTGCGGCTGTCGGTGAAGGAGCGAGATGACTTCTTCACCACATTCTTTGTCAGTACCTGGTCGCCGTCCGTGACGAAGGTGGCGGCCCGACTCCGGCTGAGCCCCACCACGGTCACGATGATCTCGGTGGCGTTCGCGGTGGCGGCCGCATTGTTGTTCGGCGCTGGGGGACGGCCCGCGTTGGTCGCCGGTGCGGTGCTGCTCTACCTGGGTTTCGTGCTGGACTGCGTGGATGGGCAGCTCGCCCGCTACACCCGTACGTTCAGCGCCTGGGGTGGGTGGCTCGACACCATGGCCGACCGGGCCAAGGAGTTCATCGTCTACGCCGGCCTTGGCTACGGCGCCACACAGGCCGGATTCCGCTACGGGTGGGCCCTGGCGATCGCCGCGATGGCCGTGCAGACCGTCCGGCACATGAGCGACACCTGGTACGGCGCGATGCACGACGAGGCGGCCCGTCGGCCGCGGGTGACGCCGGGAGGTGGGTTTGGTGACCGGCTCAGTGCCGCCTCGAATCGGGTGCAGGCCGACGTCGGCTCGGTGACCTACTGGCTGAAGCGGACGGTGGTCTTTCCGATCGGCGAGCGATGGGCGTTGGTCGCCCTGGCGGCAGCGTTGTTCGACCAGCGGGTCGCCCTGTTCGCGGTGCTGACCGGGATGGTGCTGGCGCTCGGGTACACCGCGGCGCTGCGGCTGCTGCGGGCCCGCTCGATGCGGGTCGGAGTATTGAACACAGTGGATGCCAGCCTGCATCGCGACGACGGGCCGCTGGCCCGCGCCCTGCCGACGTTGCGCTGGCCGGGCCCGCTGGGGCTGGCGGTGTCGGCGGTGCTGGTGGCGGCGGTGCTGCTCGCGTTCGCGCTGCTCGCCGAGGACTCCCTCCCGCAGTGGACGGCGTTGGTCGCGCTCGGTGGGCTGCTGCTGGCTGCCGTGGGGGCTCGGGCCGCCCACGGTGGGGCGTTGGACTGGCTGGTGCCGGCGGCACTTCGCGCGGCGGAGTATCTCTTTGCGATCGCGGTCGGCGTGCTCGGGGGTGTCCCAGCCTGGCTGGTCTTCGGGTACGTCTTCGTGCTGACGCTGCACCACTACGACCTGACCGCGCGGCTGGAGAAGCGGAAGCTGGCCCCGCCGTTGCACGATGCCACGCTGGGCTGGGAAGGGCGGTCGGCGGTACTGACGCTCTCAGCGATCACCGGAATTGCTGCTATTGGCATGGCTACACTCGGTATATACCTTTTAGTGGTCTTCGTGGGGAGCGTGGCCCTCGCCTGGGTGATCCGGCCCGCCCGCGCGGCACGGGCGGCGGGATCAGTAGGTGGTGTTGGCGGTCGCCCACCGGGTTAG